Genomic DNA from Microbacterium neungamense:
CCGTTCGCGCAGTGGGCCGTGTTCCGCCGCCGACCGCCCGCCCTCGCCTTCCTCGGCGCCGGTCTCGCGTTCGCGGGGCTGGTGCTCATCGCGGGGCCGGATGCCCTGCGGCTGTCGCTCGGCACCGGCGAGATCGCCACGATCATCAGCACGCTGCCCATCGTCGCGGAGATCATCCTGATCAGCCTGTTCGCGAACCGCGTCGACCTGGGCCGGATCACCATCGTGCAGCTGCTCACCGCCGGTGTGCTGGGGCTGGCGACGATGCCGCTGGTCAGCGAGGCGCCACCGGCGTTCTCCTGGGTGTGGCTCGGCGCCGCCGTCGGCCTGGGCGCGGCGAGCTGCCTCATCCAGCTGACCATGAACTGGGCGCAGAAGTCGGTGTCGGCGACCCGGGCCACGATCATCTACGCCGGCGAGCCGGTGTGGGCGGCCGTCGTCGGCCGGATCGCCGGGGAGCGGCTGCCGCTGACGGCGCTGCTCGGCGGCGGACTGGTCGTGCTCGGGATCCTCGCCAGCGAGCTGCGAATCGTGCGCCGACGCCGCACGGAGGGACCGCCGCACGAAGCGACCGTGCGCCGGCGCGGCACGGAGCGACCTTCGCGCGCCGACGTGGAGTAGCGTGCCCCGCCGTGTCCGCGTCCCCGCCGTTGGTGTCCCGGCGGGGTGCGGGCGTGATCACCACACCCCGCCGGGAGGCTGAGGACCCGACAGCGTCATACGGGGCATCAGCCGTTCGGGTAGTCGAATGGTACGGGTTGCCGCACGGTACCCGTCAACACCCATTTTCGGCGGCTGAGCAGGAGATCGCCTGCGGCCACCGGCGCTCCTCGGCAGGGCGCTCTCAGGCCGCGGCGGAGCGGCGGACCGAGAGCCCGCGCGCCACAGCTCCCAGCACGAGCGCCGCGGCGAGCGCGGCGAGCGAGACCAGCACCGGCGTCCACAGGCTGGCGAACGTGGCCGCCACGCTGAGCATGGCGGCGACGATCCAGACGCCGACCGCCCCTCCGCACAGTCCCGCCCAGCCGCGAGCGAGCGCGGTGGCCGCGACGAGTGCGCAGGCCACCGCGATCACTGCTCCGGCCACCCCGATCGGAACGAACAGCTCGATGAGCGCGTTCGCAACCGTCAATGACGTCATGGCACGACCCCCCGTGTCATCGGGCGCACCCCCCGCGCGCCTCTGTGATCAAGAGTAGGTGAGGCCTCCGACGCCGGGCATCCGTCTCAAGGATGATGTTCGGCCGTTGCGTCTACGACGAACGGATGCCGCGCGCAGGAAGCACGGATGCCACGCATCCGCCGCCGCGTCGACGACGAGCGGATGCTAGCGGCGCCGCCGCGACGCCGGCCGGCGCAGCCGCGACAGCCGCGGGGGAACGATCGGCACCGGCGCGGTGAGCACGGCATCCACCACCATCGACCCGTCGGTCGGGCCGATCACCGGGATCGGCGTCGTCTCCGTGACGAAGTCCGGGGTCACCGGCATCCGTGCCAGGTCGCGATGCGCTTTGAGATACGCCGGGACCAGCACGAACAGCGCACTGAACCAGGCGAGCGGGTTCGACCGGATGCTCGAGCTCGCCGCCGTCATGCCGTCGGTGCGGGGACGGGTGACCTCCGACCTGCGTCTCGAGGGATTCCCGCGGGAGCGGGTGCTCGCCGGCGCCTTCCGGATGCTGGACTCCGCGCTGCTGCGGGTCGGCTCGGAGCAGTACGCGCGCACGCACGGCAGCATCGGGCTGGTGACGCTCCGCGGCGAGCACGCGGCGGTGCGCGGCGGCACCGTGGTCGAGCTGCGCTTCCCCGCCAAGAGCGGGCAGCCGTGGGAGTCGGACGTGGAGGATCCCGACCTCGCGGCGCTCGTGGCCGGGCTGAAGCGCCGCGGCCCGGACGCGACGCTGCTGGCCTGGCAGGACGACGCGGGCTGGCATCCGCTGCACGCCGCCGACATCAACGACGACGTCCGCGCGCGCACCGGCGGGGAGTTCACCGCGAAGGACTTCCGCACGCTGCACGGCACGGTCACCGCGGCACGCGCCCTGGCCGAGACCGGCCCGCGCACCACGGCGACCGCGCGGCGCCGCGCCGTCATCGACGCGGTGAAGACGACGGCCGCCGTGCTCGGCAACACGCCGGCGGTCGCGCGTGCGAGCTACATCGACCCGCGGGTGTTCGACCTGTACGAGGAGGGCGTCACGATCGATCCGCGGCGGCGCGCGGAAGGGCTGTCGACACCGGCGATCCGGTGGCTCTACTGTCGCAGGTATGGACAGCACGGTGGCGTGCCTGGCGGCCTGGATGCCCCGGCAGCGCTGGTACTCGGCGAAGGGTCGCGACCCGGAGCTGCGGCTCGTCGCCGCGTGGGATCTGCCGGACCCGTTCGCCGGTCACGGCGGCGAGCGCGCCGTCGTCACCACGCTCCTCGTCGCCGACACCGGCGCACACCCCGTCGTGCTGTATCAGGTGCCGGTGGTCGCGCGTCCGGCATCCGCCGTCGACCCCGCCGCAGACCACGTCATCGGCAGCCCCGAACCGGGCACCGTGCTGCTGGACGGCCCGTTCGACCCGTCGTACACCGAGGCGCTGCGCCGGCTGGTGACCCGCGGCGGCGAGGCCGCCGGTGAGCGGGCTCGGGCGCGCGGCATCCCCGCGGCGCAGATCCCGGATGCGGAGTACGCGGCCGGCGTGCTCGGCGGCGAGCAGTCGAACACCTCGATCATCTACCGCGACGGCGACGACACCGCGCCGATCATCTGCAAGGTGTTCCGGCAGCTGCATCCGGGCGTCAACCCCGACATCGAGCTGCAGACCGCCCTCGCCGCCTCCGGCTCCGCGCACGTGCCCGGAGCCGTGGGATCCGTGGCCGGCACCTGGCCAGACCCGGAGACCGGCGCGCCCGTCGAGGGTTCGCTCGCGTTCGCGCAGGAGTTCCTGCCCGGGGTCGAGGACGCGCGCCGGGTGGCCCTCCGCGCGGCCGCCGCGGGTGAGGATTTCAGCGCGCGCGCCCGCGACCTCGGCGTCGCGACCGCCGAGGTGCATGTGTCGCTGGCCGGTCTGTTCGGGTCGGCACCGCCGTCGGCGGACGAGCGTGCCGGGGTCGTCGCCGGCTGGCATCGGCGCCTGTCCATCGCCGCCGCCGAGGTCCCCGTGCTCGCGGGCGTCCAGGATGCGATCGCGGCGGTGTACGCGCGGGCGCTGGATGCCGCCTGGCCGGACCTGCAGCGTGTGCACGGCGACTACCACCTCGGGCAGGTGATCCTCACGCCCGGGCGCGGATGGGTGATCCTCGACTTCGAGGGCGAGCCGATGCGGCCGATGCCGGAGCGGATGCTGCCCGACCTCGCCATCCGCGACGTCGCCGGCGCCCTGCGCTCCTTCGACTACGTGGCCGGGTCGCTCGAGCGGGAGCGGCCCGACGTCCGGCAGGCATCCGTGCGGGCATGGGCGGATGCCGCGCGCGCGGCCTTCCTCGACGGGTACGCGGGAGCATCCGGCGCCGACCTCGCCGCGCAGCGGCCGCTGCTCGACGCGCTCGAACTCGACAAGGCCGTCTACGAGGCGATCTACGAGTCGCGCAACCGGCCGGACTGGATCGGCATCCCGCTGCAGGCGATCCGGCGCCTGGTGTGATCTCAGCGTCCCGGCGGGCCGTCCAGCACCGTCGGGATGTACTCGAGCAGCTGGATGCGCTGGTCGAAGGTGCGCGCCTCGACCAGCTCGAGTCTAGGCCGCGGGCGCGGCATCCGTCACCCCCTTCTGCGGCGGTCGTGGCCGGACGATGTCGGGGGCATCCGGCACGATGGGTCCCATGGCGGACGGGTACGACCCTCACTTCCTCGCGACCGAGCTGCCGCTGCCCCGCCCGGCACAGCCGGTGCGGGGCCTCCCGTACCCGAGGTTCACCGTGCTCCTCGATCCGGAGCGGCGGATGGCGGCGGTGACCGGGGTGAACATCGACGGCGCCCTGCTGCAGGACCTGGCGCGCACGGGTGAGTGGCATCGGGATCCGCGGGTCGCTCCCGACGAGCAGACCGGACCCGAGATGTACGCGCGCAACGACCTCGACCGCGGCCACCTCGTGCGCCGGCGCGACCCCGGCTGGGGCGACGTCGACGAGGCGCGTCGCGCCATGGACGCGACGTTCGCGTACCCGAACGCGGCACCGCAGGCGGCCGGGTTCAACCAGTCCAAGGAGCTGTGGCTGGGCCTGGAGGATCACGTGCTCGGGTACGCCGACGCGACGGATCAGCGGCTGTCGGTGTTCACCGCGCCGGTCCTCGGCGGCGGCGACCCGCCCTATCGCGGCATCCGGATCCCGTTGCGGTTCTGGAAGCTCGCCGCGTGGCGCGGACCGACGGGCCTGGCCGCGGCCGGTTTCGTCCTCGACCAGTCCGAGCTGATCGACACGCGCGACGGTCTGCTCGCGGTGCATGCGCTGGGGGCGTTCCGCACGTTCCAGGTGCCGATCGCCGAGATCGCGGAGCTCACCGGGGTCGACCTCGGGCCGCTGCCGGATGCGGACGTGCTCGCCGCGCGCACGGCGCGGCCCGGGGAATGGCGGATGCTGAGGACGCCGGCCGACATCGTGCTCTGACGGGCTGCTCGTCCGGCGTCTCGGCATCATCCGTGCGGCGGGCGACCCCACCGCATGCGCGTGATCACGACGCCGAGCAGGCACAGGGCGCCGCCGAGGAACATCACCGGGGTCGGCACTTCGCCCAGAATCAGCCACGACATCAGGATCGCGAGGGCCGGCACCACGTACGTCGTGGCGGAGGTCTGCCCGGCGGTGCTGCGCTGCAGCACGTACGCCCAGGTGGTGAACGCGATCGCCGTGGGGAAGATGCCGAGGTAGATCACCCACAGCGTCGCATCCAGCGGGGCGGCGTGCAGGTCGCCGATGAGGCGCGCGGTCCAGGGCAGCAGCGCGACCGTGCCGGCGACGGCGCCCAGCCAGGTGAGGGTCGTCGAGTCCACGCCCGAGGTGAGCAGCCGCTTCTGCAGCAGCGTGCATCCGGCGTACATGACCGCGGCGAGCAGGGCCAGCAGCAGGCCGGTGATGTCGAGGCCGGCGCTCGTCGACGAGCTCATCCCGATCAGGACGACGCCGAGGAAGGCGATCGGCGCGCCGATCACCAGCGGCTTGGGGAAGCCCTCACCGAGGAACAGCCCGCTGAAGACCACAACCATGAGCGGGGCGAGGTTCACGACCATCGCCGCAGTGCCGGCGTCGAGCGTGCGTTCGGCGCTGTTCAGCGCGAGGTTGTAGACGCAGAACCAGGCGACGCCCCACACGATCACGAGAGGCCAGTGGCGTCGTTCGGGCAGGCGGATGCCGTGGCGCACCGCGATCACCCCGAGAGCCAGCGTGCCGACTGCCATGCGCAGCAGGGCGAGGGCGCCCGGGTCGAAGTGCGGGCCGGCGCCGCGGATGCCGATGAACGCCGGCGCCCACAGCACCACGGTCACCGCCGCGGCGGTCAGCGTCAGCGGCGCGTTCGCGCGCGGGGTGCCCGGCGCAGGCAGGTTCGGTGCGGGCGCGCCCGGTGCCGGCGCGGTCGGTGTGGGCCCGGTCGGTGCGGGCCCGGTCGGTGCGGGCCCGGTCGGCAGTCCCGGGGATCGGTGAGCAGGGGCATCCGGGCATATCCCGATCCTCGCTCCAGGCACCGACATCGGTCGATCGGCCGGAGCGTCATCCAGCGTCATTTTTCCGTCACAAGGTGGCGGCGCGGCCGCGACCCCGACGAGGCGTCAGCTGAAGTCGCCGCCCGGGGCCATGTCGGCGAACCGGGAGTAGTGGCCCTGGAAGGCGACGGTGATCGTCGCGGTCGGCCCGTTACGGTGCTTGGCGACGATGAGGTCGGCCTCGCCAGGACGGACGTCCTTGTCGTACACCGAGTCGCGGTGCAGCAGGATCACCATGTCGGCGTCCTGCTCGATCGATCCGGACTCGCGCAGGTCGCTGATCACGGGCTTCTTGTCCTGCCGCTGCTCGGGGCCACGGTTCAGCTGCGACAGTGCGATCACCGGCACCTGCAGCTCCTTGGCGAGCAGCTTGAGGGCACGGGAGAACTCGGAGACCTCCTGCTGACGCGACTCGACGCGCTTGCCGCTCGTCATCAGCTGCAGGTAGTCGATGATGACCATCTTCAGCCCGGCCCGCTGCTTGAGCCGGCGGCACTTCGCGCGGATCTCGACGAGCGTCATGTTCGGGCTGTCGTCGATGTACAGGGGCGCGTCGTTGATCCGGCCGCGGGTGGCCGCGACGGTGGTCCAGTCGCGGGGGTCGAGGGTTCCCTTACGCATGTTCTGCAGCGGGATGGCGCCCTCGGCGCTGAGCAGACGCATCGCGATCTCGCTCTTGCCCATCTCGAGGGAGAAGAAGATCGACGGCTGGTTGTGGCCGATGGATGCCGCGCGCGCGAAGTCCAGCGCGAGCGTCGACTTGCCCATCGCGGGGCGGGCGGCGACGACGATCATCTGTCCCGGGTGCAGACCGTTGGTCAGCTCGTCGAGCTCGCGGAAGCCGGTCGGCACGCCGGTCATGGTGCTGTCGCGACCGCTCGCGGCCTCGATCTCCTCCACTGCGGCGTCCACCGCGACGGTGAGCGGGACGTAGTCCTCCGCCTCCTGGGTGCCGGTGACCGAATAGATCTCCGCCTGCGCGCTGTTGACGATGTCGGACGCGTCGCCCTGACCGTCGTAGCCGAGCTGCACGATGCGCGTTCCGGCATCCACCAGGCGGCGCAGGATCGCCCGCTCGGCGACGATGCCGGCGTAGTAGCCCGCGTTCGCCGCGGTGGGGACGATCGACGTCAGGGTGTGCAGGTAATCGGCACCGCCTGCCCTGCCGAGCTCGCCGGTCTTGATGAGCTCGTCGGTGACGGCCACGACGTCGGTGGGCTCGCCGTGCGAGTACAGCGAGAGGATGGCCTCGAAGATCAGCTCGTGCTTGGGGATGTAGAAGTCGGCGCCCTTGAGGGTCTCGATCACGTCGGCGACGGCGTCCTTGGAGAGAAGCATGCCGCCCAGCGCGCTCTGCTCCGCGAGAAGGTCGTGCGGGGGC
This window encodes:
- a CDS encoding DMT family transporter, with protein sequence MPSRLRWMRLRPQELALIAITAVWGCTFLLVHWAMEHSGPWFFVGIRFLLAGLISMLIFRGALRGIRWRDIGAGAAIGLMIHLGYGLQTYGLQSIESSTSAFLTALYVPMVPFAQWAVFRRRPPALAFLGAGLAFAGLVLIAGPDALRLSLGTGEIATIISTLPIVAEIILISLFANRVDLGRITIVQLLTAGVLGLATMPLVSEAPPAFSWVWLGAAVGLGAASCLIQLTMNWAQKSVSATRATIIYAGEPVWAAVVGRIAGERLPLTALLGGGLVVLGILASELRIVRRRRTEGPPHEATVRRRGTERPSRADVE
- a CDS encoding DNA/RNA non-specific endonuclease; this translates as MADGYDPHFLATELPLPRPAQPVRGLPYPRFTVLLDPERRMAAVTGVNIDGALLQDLARTGEWHRDPRVAPDEQTGPEMYARNDLDRGHLVRRRDPGWGDVDEARRAMDATFAYPNAAPQAAGFNQSKELWLGLEDHVLGYADATDQRLSVFTAPVLGGGDPPYRGIRIPLRFWKLAAWRGPTGLAAAGFVLDQSELIDTRDGLLAVHALGAFRTFQVPIAEIAELTGVDLGPLPDADVLAARTARPGEWRMLRTPADIVL
- a CDS encoding maltokinase N-terminal cap-like domain-containing protein; its protein translation is MDSTVACLAAWMPRQRWYSAKGRDPELRLVAAWDLPDPFAGHGGERAVVTTLLVADTGAHPVVLYQVPVVARPASAVDPAADHVIGSPEPGTVLLDGPFDPSYTEALRRLVTRGGEAAGERARARGIPAAQIPDAEYAAGVLGGEQSNTSIIYRDGDDTAPIICKVFRQLHPGVNPDIELQTALAASGSAHVPGAVGSVAGTWPDPETGAPVEGSLAFAQEFLPGVEDARRVALRAAAAGEDFSARARDLGVATAEVHVSLAGLFGSAPPSADERAGVVAGWHRRLSIAAAEVPVLAGVQDAIAAVYARALDAAWPDLQRVHGDYHLGQVILTPGRGWVILDFEGEPMRPMPERMLPDLAIRDVAGALRSFDYVAGSLERERPDVRQASVRAWADAARAAFLDGYAGASGADLAAQRPLLDALELDKAVYEAIYESRNRPDWIGIPLQAIRRLV
- a CDS encoding DMT family transporter, which produces MTVVLWAPAFIGIRGAGPHFDPGALALLRMAVGTLALGVIAVRHGIRLPERRHWPLVIVWGVAWFCVYNLALNSAERTLDAGTAAMVVNLAPLMVVVFSGLFLGEGFPKPLVIGAPIAFLGVVLIGMSSSTSAGLDITGLLLALLAAVMYAGCTLLQKRLLTSGVDSTTLTWLGAVAGTVALLPWTARLIGDLHAAPLDATLWVIYLGIFPTAIAFTTWAYVLQRSTAGQTSATTYVVPALAILMSWLILGEVPTPVMFLGGALCLLGVVITRMRWGRPPHG
- the dnaB gene encoding replicative DNA helicase — protein: MSIADISEERLGGTRTPERTPPHDLLAEQSALGGMLLSKDAVADVIETLKGADFYIPKHELIFEAILSLYSHGEPTDVVAVTDELIKTGELGRAGGADYLHTLTSIVPTAANAGYYAGIVAERAILRRLVDAGTRIVQLGYDGQGDASDIVNSAQAEIYSVTGTQEAEDYVPLTVAVDAAVEEIEAASGRDSTMTGVPTGFRELDELTNGLHPGQMIVVAARPAMGKSTLALDFARAASIGHNQPSIFFSLEMGKSEIAMRLLSAEGAIPLQNMRKGTLDPRDWTTVAATRGRINDAPLYIDDSPNMTLVEIRAKCRRLKQRAGLKMVIIDYLQLMTSGKRVESRQQEVSEFSRALKLLAKELQVPVIALSQLNRGPEQRQDKKPVISDLRESGSIEQDADMVILLHRDSVYDKDVRPGEADLIVAKHRNGPTATITVAFQGHYSRFADMAPGGDFS